CCTTCGGCCAGCAGTTTGCTGACATCCACACCGTCGCCGGCGACCTTTTGAGCGATCGCCAGTGCGGTTTCGGTCGCCTGATCCTTCAGTTCCGGAACCTTCATGGCGTCGACGCAGCCTTCAGCGTCTTTCCGCGCTTCGGATAACGCGCAGCGCGTCCAGCACCAGCTTCTTTTCTCCGGTCGCAGAGCTGCGGCAAGTGCCTGTTCACACATTTGCCGCTCGCTGATCTTCCGGCAGAACGAACTGTCTGGCGATGCGAATGTGGCCGCGCAGAGCCCGCACCTGGTACTGGTTCGACGAAGTCTTCGACAGACCAAAGCGCTGGGAGCCGCGTCTTCCGTCATCCATTCTCCCAGCAGACGCGTGCTGATGTCCTGCAGCTTTGCATCGCTGCTTTTCCCGGCGGCGTCCATCGCGGCCAGCGAGTTGGTTCCGCCGACAGCTCCCAGCACTTCCAGCAGAGCGACCTTCGTAGCAATCGACGACGACTTGTCAACGGCCGCGGAGAGTTCGGCCGCACAGGCTTCCCGATCGAGCCATCCGGGCACTGGCACTTTCAGGGCCTGCTGAGCCACGGCTGCATCTTCCCTGTGCTTTGGCGACACGACCTGGGAAATCAGCACGGACAGCCTTGCAGCGCACGGTTTCGCGCGCCAAGCGTCCAGAGCCGCGCTTGCCGCACGATCGCTGTCGGCGTGATCGCACGAGCAGCTCCGGTACAGCGTCGATGCGCGCTGGCCCACGACGACTCGCAACAGCAGCGGATACATTTTCCTTCGGCTTTCGGAAGCAGTGCGACCTGTCCGTCGACTTTTTCGCCCGGCATTTCCGCCAGAGTCGCCTGAGCGGTCGCGGCCAGATCCGCATCGTTTTCCAGAGCGATCTTCAGCAGCGAAGACAGGCAGGACATCACCCCCGCAGGCCAGCGCGTCGACTGCCGATGCGGACGGGTTTCGGACCCTGTTCAGCGGCCTTCAGAATCGCCGACAGAATCGGTGTCCGGCCGATCGGCCATCGCCTGAACAATCAGCGCACGGCCAGTCGGGAGTCGTTCGGTTCATTTCGTCAACCAGAGCCTGATCGACCGTGCCGCCGGGGAAACTCGCGAGCTGTTAAGTGCGAGCTGGAACAGAGCCTTTCGTCAGACTGAGAAACTGTTCCAGCGGCAGCGGAATGCCATTGTCTCCCGCGAGGATTGCACCGCGAGTCGCTTCGATGACACGCTGCATCGGAACATCGGCGCTCGAATTTCGTCATGCAACTTCATGGCCGCTTCGGAGTTGCCGTCCGACAACGGTCGTTCTGCACACAACACGCAGCCGCTTTCGGCAATCGCTGAACGCACAGCTTCGTTCGCTGTTGCCAGTGACTGGCGGAGCGTTGTCGTTGCGCTTCGTTTCAATTCGACGAGTGCCACAGCGGCGGCCGCAGCGACTTCGGCATCCGTGTCCACGAAGCCGGCCGGTCAGCTGATCCACGGCATTGGCATCGCGGCGAACACCGATCGAATTCAGCATTCCGACCAGCAGGCGGCCTTCCAGCGAATCAGCGGCGTCACGCAATGCTTTATCGGAAGCCTCACCAGGAATGGCCTCCAGCGCGATCCGCGACCACGATGACAGTTGCGGATCGGGAAGCAGCTTCGCCAGGTCGGCCACGGCCGCTTCGGTGCCATGAATCGCAAGGTTCTTGCAGGCAATGGCTTTCTCAGCGGACGGCGCGTCGGAGCGGAGCACGGCCAGCAGTTCCGCTTCCTTTGTTGACGAAGCGGCGTCGTCCGCGGCGAACATCGTCGAAGCGCTGATTGTGGAAACGCCGACCGCCAGGGTCAGCATCGTTAGAGAGATACGGAGTGTTTGCATGAGTTGAGTCCGAAAAGTGTATGGTGTCCGAGCGAAGAGATTTCGCGCCGGGGAATCAAGCCACAGGAAACGTGCGATCTACACTCGCCACGGTTTCCCGCAGGGCCTCAGACCGCAGGCGGTTGGCTTCTTCGTCGTTGATGAACATGTTGGTTGCGTTGTCGTACTTCACGGTGCGATTCAGCATCCAGCGCGACGTTAGCCGCGTGGCAGGCGATGTGAGCGTTGCAGGCCGCGTCGGCATTGCCTTTCGGCTGACTGAGGTCTTGACACCAGTCCAGGAAATCGCGAACGTGGAACGTCGCCGGATAACCGCCACCTCGACTTGCCGGCCAGCCAGTTCGGAGAACTCAGCACCAGCTTGCGCTGTCACCCGCTTCGGCCAAGCCGGTTTCGCCTTCGAACCGCACAGGACACGAACCCAGCGGAATCCAGCCGGTTTCGCGGAAGATCAGTTCGATGCCGCTTTCGTAGCGCGACCAGGTGGCCGTCCTTCGGTGCGTTGTATTCGACGGGAGGCGGACGGTCTCCGACCGCCCACTGGCAGAGATCGACGCAGTGCGAGCCCCATTCCAGAACACCGCCGCCGTTGAAGGCACCGACGAAACCGCCGCCCTTTTCGAAGTTGAAACCATCCAGCAGCGCGGGGTTGTACGGACGCCACGCGGCCGGCCCCAGATACATGTCCCAGTCAACAACGTCGGGATCAGGCGCGGCTTCTGCCGGCAGCCAGCCGCTCATCAGAGCCTGCATCCCGGCCGGATGAGCATAGACCTTCTTCAGTTTGCCGAGCTTTCCGGTGCGGGCCAGCTCGCAGGCAAATGCGAAGTGCGGAAGATTGCGCCGCTGAGTTCCCGCCTGGAAAACGCGACCGGTTCGCTTCATGGTGTCGGCCAGAATGAGACTCTGGCTGATGTTCTTGGTGACCGGTTTTTCGCAGTACATGTCCTTACCGGCACGAGCCGCAGTCATAGCTGCGGTGGCATGCCAGTTCGGTCCGGTCGCGATCAGCACGGCGTCGATGTCACTGCGATCAAGCAGTTCGCGGAAGTCGCGATACATCGCGCAGTGTTCGTTGCCGTATTTGTCGTCGGCGATTTTCTTGACGGCGATGCGGCGTTTTTCCTTCACGTCGCAGACCGCGATGAACTGGACATCCGGCTGTTCCAGAAAGCAGCCGAGGTCGTACGTGCCGCGATTTCCGATCCCGATGCCTCCGACGACAACGCGTTCGCTGGGAGCGACTGCACCATCGCGGCCCAGCGCCGAACTGGGAATGATGGTCGGCGCCAGAACGGCGGCACCCGCCGCGCTGACGGCCGATTGCAGAAACCGACGCCGAGGAAGTTGCGTGATCTGTTTCGTCATGCCTGGACTCCTGAACGGGTGAGGCGCTGGCTCGACGGAACAGAGGTCGGCCCGCCAGCAGCGCGTGTCGCATATGACGGCAGCATAACCTTGCGCGCAGCCGCACGCCACGTACCGACGTTCACAGGAGCGTCACTTCGTCATCGCTCTCAGCGACTTCAGAGTGCTTCCGGCCGCGCCGGCCAGCAGCAGCGTGTCGACACCGGCGGTGATCAGCGTGCAACCGCGTTCGACCCAGGACTGAACTGCGTCTGCGGAAATCGCGAAGCAGCCAACGGCGACATTGGCCTTCAGACATGTCGCGATTATATGGTCGACAGCCGCAACAACGTCGGGGTCGTCCACCTGGCCCATCTTCCCCATGCTGGCGGCCAGATCGTACGGACCGAGCTGCACTCCATCGATTCCCTCGACCTGGACAATGGACTCGATGTTGTCGACAGCCAGCGCGTGTTCGGCCTGAACAATCACGGCCACGCTGTCGTTCGCCGATTCGACGTACTGCTGAAACCGAAGTCCGTAGCCCTGCGCGCGAGCCAGTCCGACTCCGCGCGAACCGGCGGGTGAATATCGTGACCAGCGCACAACATCAGCGGCCTGGTCCGGCGTATTGACCATCGGCACGATGACACCGGCCGCGCCGATGTCCAGAGTTCTCTTGATGGAAGCTTCCGACGCCGCAGGTACGCGAATGACGCACGCCAGACGGTGACTGACCGCCTGCAGGATTCTCAGCAGATCCGGCGTTTCCAGAGGACCATGCTCACCGTCGATAAACAGCCAGTCGAATCCGATTTCAGCGAAGATCTCCGACACGGCGGGGGTGCTGAGCGTCACCATCGTGCCCAGCAGCGGTTCACGATTTTTCAGTCGGGAGCGAAACGAGGAATTCATGTCGCGCGGATCCGGGGAGGAAAAAGAAACTGCCGTTCAAAGCAGCCGGTCATTTGCATGGTCACGGAACGAAACGCGGGATCGCATCTGTCGAGTTTGTGGTTCACACACAGATCGGTGACACGGCGGAGGTCCGTGAAAAGCGATCTGTCTGAACCGGCGGCACTACAGAAACTGGGGCACGACAAGCTTCGGCAGAAACAAC
This is a stretch of genomic DNA from Planctomycetaceae bacterium. It encodes these proteins:
- a CDS encoding aldolase/citrate lyase family protein, with amino-acid sequence MNSSFRSRLKNREPLLGTMVTLSTPAVSEIFAEIGFDWLFIDGEHGPLETPDLLRILQAVSHRLACVIRVPAASEASIKRTLDIGAAGVIVPMVNTPDQAADVVRWSRYSPAGSRGVGLARAQGYGLRFQQYVESANDSVAVIVQAEHALAVDNIESIVQVEGIDGVQLGPYDLAASMGKMGQVDDPDVVAAVDHIIATCLKANVAVGCFAISADAVQSWVERGCTLITAGVDTLLLAGAAGSTLKSLRAMTK
- a CDS encoding Gfo/Idh/MocA family oxidoreductase; its protein translation is MTKQITQLPRRRFLQSAVSAAGAAVLAPTIIPSSALGRDGAVAPSERVVVGGIGIGNRGTYDLGCFLEQPDVQFIAVCDVKEKRRIAVKKIADDKYGNEHCAMYRDFRELLDRSDIDAVLIATGPNWHATAAMTAARAGKDMYCEKPVTKNISQSLILADTMKRTGRVFQAGTQRRNLPHFAFACELARTGKLGKLKKVYAHPAGMQALMSGWLPAEAAPDPDVVDWDMYLGPAAWRPYNPALLDGFNFEKGGGFVGAFNGGGVLEWGSHCVDLCQWAVGDRPPPVEYNAPKDGHLVALRKRHRTDLPRNRLDSAGFVSCAVRRRNRLGRSG